A genomic region of Bombus terrestris chromosome 12, iyBomTerr1.2, whole genome shotgun sequence contains the following coding sequences:
- the LOC100644495 gene encoding putative fatty acyl-CoA reductase CG5065 isoform X3, translated as MTRIEKKDGFIRLTCYPISKIYDSVRAKCPSVLGRVQPVRGDVSLPNLGLSPEDRNLLLKKVNIVFHMAATVRFNEPLSAAVNMNTKGTARIIELCKELIHVISIVHVSTAYSNANLPQIEEKVYTTSLEPSTVINMCDKLDIELINMLEKKILETHPNTYTFTKNLAEQIVASDSKGLPVAIVRPSIIGASQEEPCPGWLENIFGVTNIFLQISKGSAKAIWGRKDARLDLVPVDFVVDTIMCAAWHVTLHHRDNEVKVYNCTSNAYPFKWGQMKDAIVKCSIETPLNGTLWYPGCPMVANRYIYNALNLILHVLPAFVIDIFLRFRGSKPIMMKIVKYCYQLVTVTAYFTMHEWTFQRDNITDMVKKVKTLKDGDVVKLDLQHMNWEKYIATYMMGIKKFILKEDLESMDAARQRLSKLYWIHQTTQISAISFLLWIILRVTY; from the exons ATGACGAGAATCGAAAAGAAGGACGGTTTTATTCGATTAACGTGTTACCCGATATCGAAA aTCTACGATAGCGTGAGAGCGAAATGTCCCTCGGTTCTCGGCAGAGTACAGCCCGTAAGGGGTGACGTGAGCCTGCCGAATCTAGGTCTCTCGCCGGAAGACAGGAATCTGTTGCTGAAGAAAGTGAACATAGTGTTCCACATGGCTGCCACGGTAAGATTCAACGAGCCGCTGAGCGCGGCTGTTAATATGAATACGAAAGGTACTGCTCGTATCATCGAACTGTGCAAGGAACTGATACACGTAATTAGCATCGTCCACGTTAGCACAGCTTACAGCAACGCGAATCTACCGCAGATCGAGGAGAAGGTATACAC CACGAGTTTGGAACCTTCTACGGTGATCAACATGTGCGACAAACTGGACATCGAATTGATCAACATGTTAGAGAAGAAGATCTTGGAAACTCATCCGAACACGTACACGTTTACGAAGAATCTAGCAGAGCAGATTGTAGCTAGCGACAGCAAAGGTTTACCAGTTGCGATAGTACGACCAAGTATAATCGGTGCCTCGCAGGAAGAACCGTGTCCTGGTTGGCTAGAGAATATCTTTGGAGTTACAA ATATCTTTCTGCAAATCAGCAAAGGTTCTGCGAAAGCTATATGGGGCAGGAAGGACGCGAGATTGGATTTAGTGCCTGTGGATTTCGTAGTCGACACGATAATGTGCGCCGCGTGGCACGTCACGCTACATCATCGCGATAATGAAGTTAAGGTTTACAACTGCACGAGTAACGCGTACccttttaa ATGGGGTCAGATGAAAGATGCCATCGTGAAATGTAGCATAGAAACGCCGCTGAACGGTACATTATGGTACCCGGGTTGTCCGATGGTAGCTAACAGATATATTTACAACGCCCTCAACCTAATCCTGCACGTTCTACCCGCGTTCGTCATAGACATCTTTTTAAGATTTCGCGGTAGTAAGCCAAT AATGATGAAAATTGTCAAATATTGCTATCAACTCGTAACAGTGACAGCGTATTTTACCATGCACGAATGGACCTTCCAGAGGGATAACATTACCGACATGGTAAAGAAAGTGAAAACGTTAAAAGACGGCGATGTCGTGAAACTAGACTTGCAGCATATGAATTGGGAGAAATATATCGCAACATACATGATGGGAATTAAGAAATTCATTCTGAAAGAAGATCTTGAATCTATGGATGCTGCCAGACAACGATTATCAAA gTTGTACTGGATACATCAGACAACTCAAATATCCGCTATAAGCTTTTTACTGTGGATAATATTACGCGTTACGTACTGA
- the LOC100644495 gene encoding putative fatty acyl-CoA reductase CG5065 isoform X2 — MGTMNTEINENEINERLNKANSIEEFYAGTGVLVTGATGFVGKGLLEKLMRVCPRVTVIFLLIRPKNNQTIQQRFKKLINDPIYDSVRAKCPSVLGRVQPVRGDVSLPNLGLSPEDRNLLLKKVNIVFHMAATVRFNEPLSAAVNMNTKGTARIIELCKELIHVISIVHVSTAYSNANLPQIEEKVYTTSLEPSTVINMCDKLDIELINMLEKKILETHPNTYTFTKNLAEQIVASDSKGLPVAIVRPSIIGASQEEPCPGWLENIFGVTNIFLQISKGSAKAIWGRKDARLDLVPVDFVVDTIMCAAWHVTLHHRDNEVKVYNCTSNAYPFKWGQMKDAIVKCSIETPLNGTLWYPGCPMVANRYIYNALNLILHVLPAFVIDIFLRFRGSKPIMMKIVKYCYQLVTVTAYFTMHEWTFQRDNITDMVKKVKTLKDGDVVKLDLQHMNWEKYIATYMMGIKKFILKEDLESMDAARQRLSKLYWIHQTTQISAISFLLWIILRVTY; from the exons ATGGGTACAATGAATACAGAAATCAATGAAAATGAGATTAACGAAAGATTGAACAAGGCGAATTCCATCGAGGAATTCTACGCCGGTACCGGCGTCCTTGTCACCGGAGCGACGGGTTTCGTGGGGAAAGGTCTCCTGGAAAAATTGATGCGCGTTTGTCCGCGTGTCACCGTCATCTTCTTGCTGATCCGCCCGAAAAATAACCAAACGATACAGCAACGATTTAAGAAGCTCATAAACGATCCC aTCTACGATAGCGTGAGAGCGAAATGTCCCTCGGTTCTCGGCAGAGTACAGCCCGTAAGGGGTGACGTGAGCCTGCCGAATCTAGGTCTCTCGCCGGAAGACAGGAATCTGTTGCTGAAGAAAGTGAACATAGTGTTCCACATGGCTGCCACGGTAAGATTCAACGAGCCGCTGAGCGCGGCTGTTAATATGAATACGAAAGGTACTGCTCGTATCATCGAACTGTGCAAGGAACTGATACACGTAATTAGCATCGTCCACGTTAGCACAGCTTACAGCAACGCGAATCTACCGCAGATCGAGGAGAAGGTATACAC CACGAGTTTGGAACCTTCTACGGTGATCAACATGTGCGACAAACTGGACATCGAATTGATCAACATGTTAGAGAAGAAGATCTTGGAAACTCATCCGAACACGTACACGTTTACGAAGAATCTAGCAGAGCAGATTGTAGCTAGCGACAGCAAAGGTTTACCAGTTGCGATAGTACGACCAAGTATAATCGGTGCCTCGCAGGAAGAACCGTGTCCTGGTTGGCTAGAGAATATCTTTGGAGTTACAA ATATCTTTCTGCAAATCAGCAAAGGTTCTGCGAAAGCTATATGGGGCAGGAAGGACGCGAGATTGGATTTAGTGCCTGTGGATTTCGTAGTCGACACGATAATGTGCGCCGCGTGGCACGTCACGCTACATCATCGCGATAATGAAGTTAAGGTTTACAACTGCACGAGTAACGCGTACccttttaa ATGGGGTCAGATGAAAGATGCCATCGTGAAATGTAGCATAGAAACGCCGCTGAACGGTACATTATGGTACCCGGGTTGTCCGATGGTAGCTAACAGATATATTTACAACGCCCTCAACCTAATCCTGCACGTTCTACCCGCGTTCGTCATAGACATCTTTTTAAGATTTCGCGGTAGTAAGCCAAT AATGATGAAAATTGTCAAATATTGCTATCAACTCGTAACAGTGACAGCGTATTTTACCATGCACGAATGGACCTTCCAGAGGGATAACATTACCGACATGGTAAAGAAAGTGAAAACGTTAAAAGACGGCGATGTCGTGAAACTAGACTTGCAGCATATGAATTGGGAGAAATATATCGCAACATACATGATGGGAATTAAGAAATTCATTCTGAAAGAAGATCTTGAATCTATGGATGCTGCCAGACAACGATTATCAAA gTTGTACTGGATACATCAGACAACTCAAATATCCGCTATAAGCTTTTTACTGTGGATAATATTACGCGTTACGTACTGA
- the LOC100644495 gene encoding putative fatty acyl-CoA reductase CG5065 isoform X1 encodes MNNGMSLAEDRGSCNMGTMNTEINENEINERLNKANSIEEFYAGTGVLVTGATGFVGKGLLEKLMRVCPRVTVIFLLIRPKNNQTIQQRFKKLINDPIYDSVRAKCPSVLGRVQPVRGDVSLPNLGLSPEDRNLLLKKVNIVFHMAATVRFNEPLSAAVNMNTKGTARIIELCKELIHVISIVHVSTAYSNANLPQIEEKVYTTSLEPSTVINMCDKLDIELINMLEKKILETHPNTYTFTKNLAEQIVASDSKGLPVAIVRPSIIGASQEEPCPGWLENIFGVTNIFLQISKGSAKAIWGRKDARLDLVPVDFVVDTIMCAAWHVTLHHRDNEVKVYNCTSNAYPFKWGQMKDAIVKCSIETPLNGTLWYPGCPMVANRYIYNALNLILHVLPAFVIDIFLRFRGSKPIMMKIVKYCYQLVTVTAYFTMHEWTFQRDNITDMVKKVKTLKDGDVVKLDLQHMNWEKYIATYMMGIKKFILKEDLESMDAARQRLSKLYWIHQTTQISAISFLLWIILRVTY; translated from the exons ATGAACAATGGAATGTCTCTCGCAGAAGACAGAGGGTCCTGTAATATGGGTACAATGAATACAGAAATCAATGAAAATGAGATTAACGAAAGATTGAACAAGGCGAATTCCATCGAGGAATTCTACGCCGGTACCGGCGTCCTTGTCACCGGAGCGACGGGTTTCGTGGGGAAAGGTCTCCTGGAAAAATTGATGCGCGTTTGTCCGCGTGTCACCGTCATCTTCTTGCTGATCCGCCCGAAAAATAACCAAACGATACAGCAACGATTTAAGAAGCTCATAAACGATCCC aTCTACGATAGCGTGAGAGCGAAATGTCCCTCGGTTCTCGGCAGAGTACAGCCCGTAAGGGGTGACGTGAGCCTGCCGAATCTAGGTCTCTCGCCGGAAGACAGGAATCTGTTGCTGAAGAAAGTGAACATAGTGTTCCACATGGCTGCCACGGTAAGATTCAACGAGCCGCTGAGCGCGGCTGTTAATATGAATACGAAAGGTACTGCTCGTATCATCGAACTGTGCAAGGAACTGATACACGTAATTAGCATCGTCCACGTTAGCACAGCTTACAGCAACGCGAATCTACCGCAGATCGAGGAGAAGGTATACAC CACGAGTTTGGAACCTTCTACGGTGATCAACATGTGCGACAAACTGGACATCGAATTGATCAACATGTTAGAGAAGAAGATCTTGGAAACTCATCCGAACACGTACACGTTTACGAAGAATCTAGCAGAGCAGATTGTAGCTAGCGACAGCAAAGGTTTACCAGTTGCGATAGTACGACCAAGTATAATCGGTGCCTCGCAGGAAGAACCGTGTCCTGGTTGGCTAGAGAATATCTTTGGAGTTACAA ATATCTTTCTGCAAATCAGCAAAGGTTCTGCGAAAGCTATATGGGGCAGGAAGGACGCGAGATTGGATTTAGTGCCTGTGGATTTCGTAGTCGACACGATAATGTGCGCCGCGTGGCACGTCACGCTACATCATCGCGATAATGAAGTTAAGGTTTACAACTGCACGAGTAACGCGTACccttttaa ATGGGGTCAGATGAAAGATGCCATCGTGAAATGTAGCATAGAAACGCCGCTGAACGGTACATTATGGTACCCGGGTTGTCCGATGGTAGCTAACAGATATATTTACAACGCCCTCAACCTAATCCTGCACGTTCTACCCGCGTTCGTCATAGACATCTTTTTAAGATTTCGCGGTAGTAAGCCAAT AATGATGAAAATTGTCAAATATTGCTATCAACTCGTAACAGTGACAGCGTATTTTACCATGCACGAATGGACCTTCCAGAGGGATAACATTACCGACATGGTAAAGAAAGTGAAAACGTTAAAAGACGGCGATGTCGTGAAACTAGACTTGCAGCATATGAATTGGGAGAAATATATCGCAACATACATGATGGGAATTAAGAAATTCATTCTGAAAGAAGATCTTGAATCTATGGATGCTGCCAGACAACGATTATCAAA gTTGTACTGGATACATCAGACAACTCAAATATCCGCTATAAGCTTTTTACTGTGGATAATATTACGCGTTACGTACTGA
- the LOC100644221 gene encoding uncharacterized protein LOC100644221 has translation MAANTSLLVTLMVLCVLNVILMPGTTHARPPSLLSRQRRISDQRLAEIETLLGLENVRGKVVTVPVAFGVLDPDKIGRRRRSATNNRLETLQRMMKIIGNRPDTFNENMLGERMLSLPAKLKESRLGVNDEYSYI, from the exons ATGGCAGCGAATACAAGTCTGCTTGTCACGTTGATGGTGTTGTGTGTCCTAAACGTGATCCTGATGCCAGGAACGACGCACGCCAGGCCACCCTCTTTGCTCAG TCGTCAGAGGCGTATATCGGATCAAAGACTCGCTGAAATAGAGACACTTCTGGGGTTGGAAAATGTAAGGGGAAAAGTAGTGACGGTTCCAGTTGCATTCGGCGTGTTGGATCCAGATAAGAT AGGTCGTAGACGAAGATCCGCCACGAATAACAGACTCGAAACTCTGCAACGTATGATGAAGATTATCGGTAACCGTCCTGACACGTTTAATGAAAACATGCTCGGAGAAAGGATGCTCTCTTTGCCAGCG AAGTTGAAAGAGAGCCGACTAGGCGTTAACGACGAATATTCGTATATATAA